Proteins encoded within one genomic window of Actinomycetota bacterium:
- a CDS encoding serine/threonine-protein kinase, translating into MDAVVASGAATRCSRTTVAPAPRRCPGRGRAPAPVRAADPDREGGGRWRAAPSPEHLQRKDPPWTPEPSWDWPPGHELAPGLLAWALLGDGRRCETWLAWDLGRWCPVAVKLPRPGQGARALAGLAQEAAVAGSTAHPGIRRLLEARLDSPVPHLVFEYVEGPTLDDALADGGPFHPVDVLLTGMQLAAALGHLHGRGLAHLDVKPGNVVLRDGRPVLIDLGLARPVGEAPAGGHRRGSPPWMAPEQVRRRPVSPGMDLFALGAVLYQLATGTQAFDPADHGPAGRRWPQLAGPPPPASSRNPEVPEDVGRVVAALLAPDPAGRPATTAQVLALLAAAMPADAAEEDRLWPTWATGRLAEWQASAMARPPLVPRPA; encoded by the coding sequence GTGGACGCGGTCGTCGCGTCCGGGGCGGCCACAAGGTGTTCTCGCACCACGGTGGCCCCAGCGCCTCGTCGATGTCCAGGTCGCGGACGCGCACCCGCACCCGTACGCGCGGCTGACCCCGACCGTGAGGGGGGCGGTCGCTGGCGAGCCGCCCCCTCACCCGAGCACCTCCAACGGAAGGACCCACCGTGGACCCCCGAGCCGTCCTGGGACTGGCCGCCCGGCCACGAGCTGGCCCCTGGGCTGCTGGCCTGGGCGCTGCTCGGCGACGGGCGGCGCTGCGAGACCTGGCTGGCCTGGGACCTCGGCCGCTGGTGCCCGGTGGCGGTGAAGCTTCCCCGGCCCGGGCAAGGGGCCCGGGCGCTGGCCGGGCTGGCCCAGGAGGCGGCCGTCGCCGGCTCGACCGCCCACCCGGGGATCCGGCGGCTGCTCGAGGCCCGCCTCGACTCGCCCGTGCCGCATCTGGTGTTCGAGTATGTCGAGGGGCCGACCCTCGACGACGCCCTCGCCGACGGCGGTCCCTTCCACCCGGTCGACGTGCTGCTCACCGGCATGCAGCTGGCCGCCGCCCTCGGCCACCTGCACGGCCGCGGCCTGGCCCACCTGGACGTCAAGCCGGGCAACGTCGTGCTCCGCGACGGCCGCCCGGTGCTGATCGACCTCGGCCTGGCCCGGCCGGTGGGCGAGGCGCCCGCCGGCGGACACCGCCGCGGCTCGCCGCCGTGGATGGCCCCCGAGCAGGTCCGCCGCCGTCCGGTCAGCCCGGGCATGGACCTGTTCGCGCTCGGAGCGGTCCTGTACCAGCTGGCCACGGGCACCCAGGCGTTCGACCCGGCCGACCACGGCCCGGCCGGGCGACGCTGGCCCCAGCTGGCCGGCCCCCCACCCCCGGCGAGCAGCCGCAACCCGGAGGTGCCGGAGGACGTCGGCCGGGTCGTGGCCGCCCTGCTGGCTCCCGACCCGGCCGGGCGCCCGGCCACCACCGCCCAGGTGCTCGCCCTCCTGGCCGCGGCCATGCCGGCCGACGCCGCCGAGGAGGACAGGCTGTGGCCCACCTGGGCTACCGGGCGCCTCGCGGAGTGGCAAGCGTCCGCCATGGCGCGTCCCCCGCTCGTTCCACGACCTGCGTAG
- a CDS encoding alpha-1,4-glucan--maltose-1-phosphate maltosyltransferase: MIGRIVIEDIRPQVGCGQFTARAVAGETVPVSATIFRDGHNEVVAAAVRLTGPGDRKGQLVPLVEVNHGLHQWQGEITLPRTGAWSMVVEAWTDEVATWRIGTQRKLDAGRDIGLELEEGARLVEAARAWVPASGREVLTAAAAGLRNKGADPAERLAAASDSTVVELLERHPPKEATRSKRLGIWVDRPRALYGAWYEFFPRSEGATATSSGTFKQAAERLPAIAAMGFDVVYLPPIHPIGHTHRKGPNNTLEPGPDDPGSPWAIGSEAGGHDAVHPDLGTMDDFDAFVARANELGMEIALDYALQCSPDHPWVKDHPDWFRIRPDGSIAHAENPPKVYQDIYPLNFDSPDAPALSQACKGILDHWIAHGVRIFRVDNPHTKPVRFWEWLIAAVKAEHPDVVFLAEAFTRPPMMRVLAKIGFTQSYTYFTWRNGKAELEEYCNELAHSPSNEYMRPNFFVNTPDILHAYLQYGGPAAFRIRAVLASMLSPSWGVYSGYELYEHQAVRPGSEEYLDSEKYQYRPRTWSQPSLAGYLGRLNEIRRAHPALHWLRNLRFHLADSPDIIAFSKQTGDDAVLVLVNLNPHETRDTVVHLWMPALGLDWDTGAFEVHDELTGQTWTWHGSSNWVRLDPHWEPAHVLHVRPR; this comes from the coding sequence ATGATCGGGCGCATCGTGATCGAGGACATCCGTCCTCAGGTCGGCTGCGGGCAGTTCACCGCCCGGGCGGTCGCCGGGGAGACGGTCCCGGTCTCCGCGACCATCTTCCGCGACGGCCACAACGAGGTCGTGGCCGCGGCCGTGCGCCTGACCGGCCCGGGCGACCGCAAGGGCCAGCTCGTCCCCCTGGTCGAGGTCAACCACGGCCTGCACCAGTGGCAGGGCGAGATCACCCTGCCCCGCACCGGCGCCTGGTCGATGGTGGTCGAGGCCTGGACCGACGAGGTCGCCACCTGGCGCATCGGCACCCAGAGGAAGCTCGACGCCGGCCGCGACATCGGCCTCGAGCTCGAGGAGGGCGCCCGCCTGGTGGAGGCGGCCCGGGCCTGGGTGCCGGCGTCCGGTCGCGAGGTGCTCACGGCGGCCGCGGCCGGGCTGCGCAACAAGGGCGCCGACCCGGCCGAGCGGCTGGCCGCCGCCTCCGACTCGACCGTGGTCGAGCTGCTGGAGCGGCACCCGCCCAAGGAGGCCACCCGCTCCAAGCGCCTCGGCATCTGGGTCGACCGCCCCCGCGCCCTCTACGGCGCCTGGTACGAGTTCTTCCCCCGCTCCGAGGGGGCCACGGCCACCAGCAGCGGAACGTTCAAGCAGGCGGCGGAGCGGCTCCCGGCCATCGCCGCCATGGGTTTCGACGTGGTCTACCTGCCGCCGATCCACCCCATCGGCCACACCCACCGCAAGGGCCCCAACAACACCCTGGAGCCCGGCCCGGACGACCCCGGGAGCCCGTGGGCGATCGGCTCGGAGGCCGGCGGCCACGACGCCGTCCACCCCGACCTCGGCACCATGGACGACTTCGACGCCTTCGTGGCCAGGGCCAACGAGCTGGGCATGGAGATCGCCCTCGACTACGCCCTGCAGTGCTCGCCCGACCACCCCTGGGTCAAGGACCACCCGGACTGGTTCCGCATCCGGCCCGACGGCTCGATCGCCCACGCCGAGAACCCGCCCAAGGTCTACCAGGACATCTACCCGCTCAACTTCGACAGCCCGGACGCGCCCGCGCTGTCCCAGGCCTGCAAGGGGATCCTGGACCACTGGATCGCCCACGGGGTGCGGATCTTCCGGGTCGACAACCCCCACACCAAGCCGGTGCGGTTCTGGGAGTGGCTGATCGCGGCCGTCAAGGCCGAGCACCCTGACGTGGTCTTCCTGGCCGAGGCGTTCACCCGCCCGCCGATGATGCGGGTCCTGGCCAAGATCGGCTTCACCCAGTCCTACACGTACTTCACCTGGCGCAACGGCAAGGCCGAGCTGGAGGAGTACTGCAACGAGCTGGCCCACTCGCCCTCGAACGAGTACATGCGGCCCAACTTCTTCGTCAACACCCCCGACATCCTCCACGCCTACCTCCAGTACGGAGGGCCGGCGGCGTTCAGGATCCGGGCCGTGCTGGCGTCGATGCTGTCGCCCTCCTGGGGCGTCTACTCCGGCTACGAGCTGTACGAGCACCAAGCGGTCCGGCCCGGCTCCGAGGAGTACCTGGACTCGGAGAAGTACCAGTACCGGCCCCGGACCTGGTCGCAGCCGTCGCTGGCCGGCTACCTGGGACGGCTCAACGAGATCCGCCGCGCCCATCCGGCCCTGCACTGGCTGCGCAACCTCCGCTTCCACCTGGCCGACTCGCCCGACATCATCGCCTTCTCCAAGCAGACCGGCGACGACGCCGTGCTGGTGCTGGTCAACCTGAACCCGCACGAGACCCGCGACACCGTCGTCCACCTGTGGATGCCCGCCCTCGGCCTCGACTGGGACACCGGCGCCTTCGAGGTCCACGACGAGCTCACCGGCCAGACCTGGACCTGGCACGGGTCCTCGAACTGGGTCCGCCTCGACCCGCACTGGGAGCCGGCCCACGTGCTCCACGTCCGGCCCAGGTAG